The following are encoded together in the Mesoterricola sediminis genome:
- a CDS encoding sensor histidine kinase: protein MSLTHPPLSWLILGLPLVFVLVGLVVSFRRWRGMKRHPAQDPESLLLGAVSQSLQERGRLAASLGELRTVHERLLDALPFGILWVDLKGQVAAINAEGRAILGVKAGVVGLDAAFVLEPFPWILEGLAQPPGPAWRADGGGRRWQLRRIQVPDIVGSLLQFEDITEREAGERRQQLRERFAELGEMTAGVAHQLKNGLAVLKGHGQLLDRAGHHDTAQDLLEEVQSLERLAQRFLLWAKPLEPRIAPVRLEEIASQAAMEVHRRPAFQDRTLTVEGEGRADADPMLLHQALVNLVENACQATPPGRRVRVQVVPGQIAILDEGPGFDPGDLARMLRPFESGRPEGTGLGLPLALKWLNATGADLVFSLRPEGGTRVDVRL, encoded by the coding sequence GTGTCCCTCACGCATCCCCCCCTCTCGTGGTTGATCCTCGGCCTGCCCCTGGTCTTCGTGCTGGTGGGCCTGGTCGTGTCCTTCCGCCGGTGGCGGGGGATGAAACGGCACCCGGCCCAGGACCCCGAGAGCCTCCTCCTGGGCGCCGTCTCCCAGAGCCTGCAGGAGCGGGGCCGCCTCGCCGCGTCCCTCGGCGAACTGCGCACCGTCCACGAGCGGCTCCTGGACGCCCTCCCCTTCGGCATTCTCTGGGTGGACCTCAAGGGCCAGGTGGCCGCCATCAACGCCGAGGGCCGGGCCATCCTGGGCGTCAAGGCCGGCGTGGTGGGCCTGGACGCGGCCTTCGTGCTGGAGCCCTTCCCCTGGATCCTGGAGGGCCTGGCCCAGCCCCCCGGCCCCGCGTGGCGGGCCGATGGCGGCGGGCGGCGCTGGCAGCTCCGGCGCATCCAGGTGCCCGACATCGTGGGCTCCCTCCTGCAGTTCGAGGACATCACGGAGCGGGAGGCCGGCGAGCGCCGTCAGCAGCTGCGGGAGCGCTTCGCCGAACTGGGCGAGATGACCGCGGGCGTCGCCCACCAGCTCAAGAACGGCCTAGCCGTCCTCAAGGGGCACGGCCAGCTGCTGGACCGGGCCGGCCACCACGACACGGCCCAGGACCTCCTGGAGGAGGTCCAGTCCCTGGAGCGCCTCGCCCAGCGCTTCCTCCTGTGGGCCAAGCCCCTGGAGCCGCGCATCGCCCCCGTGCGGCTGGAGGAGATCGCCTCCCAGGCCGCCATGGAGGTGCACCGCCGCCCCGCCTTCCAGGACCGGACCCTGACCGTGGAAGGGGAGGGGCGCGCCGACGCCGATCCCATGCTCCTGCACCAGGCCCTGGTGAACCTGGTGGAGAACGCCTGCCAGGCCACCCCGCCGGGCCGGCGGGTGCGGGTGCAGGTGGTCCCGGGGCAGATCGCCATCCTGGACGAGGGCCCCGGCTTCGACCCCGGCGACCTGGCCCGCATGCTGCGCCCCTTCGAGAGCGGCCGCCCCGAGGGCACGGGCCTGGGCCTGCCCCTGGCCCTGAAGTGGCTGAACGCCACCGGCGCCGACCTCGTGTTCAGCCTCCGCCCCGAAGGCGGAACCCGGGTCGACGTCCGCCTCTAG
- the recR gene encoding recombination mediator RecR, translating into MKLPAPLEAVVEALQKLPGVGSKSAQRMALHLLKEGPGAMEHLGDLLRHAASSVGFCATCGSFTDRPVCAVCEDPQRDPRTLVVVAEASNVLTFERSGHFRGRYHVLGGLISPLKGIGPDQLRVRELLRRLEDGRVQEIVLATNPTLEGEATAAWLARILEPLGIRTTRIGLGLPIGSDLEYADDLTLDRALEGRRPL; encoded by the coding sequence ATGAAGCTCCCGGCCCCCCTGGAAGCGGTGGTCGAGGCCCTCCAGAAGCTGCCGGGGGTCGGTTCCAAGTCCGCCCAGCGCATGGCCCTCCACCTCCTCAAGGAGGGGCCGGGGGCCATGGAGCACCTGGGCGACCTGCTCCGGCACGCCGCCAGCTCCGTGGGCTTCTGCGCCACCTGCGGCTCCTTCACGGACCGCCCCGTCTGCGCCGTCTGCGAGGACCCCCAGCGCGATCCCCGCACCCTCGTTGTGGTCGCCGAAGCCAGCAACGTGCTCACCTTCGAGCGGAGCGGGCACTTCCGGGGCCGCTACCACGTGCTGGGCGGCCTCATCTCCCCCCTGAAGGGCATCGGGCCCGACCAGCTCCGGGTCCGGGAGCTCCTCCGGCGCCTGGAGGACGGCCGGGTCCAGGAGATCGTCCTGGCCACCAACCCCACCCTGGAGGGCGAGGCCACCGCCGCCTGGCTGGCCCGCATCCTGGAGCCCCTGGGCATCCGCACCACCCGCATCGGCCTCGGCCTGCCCATCGGCAGCGACCTGGAATACGCGGACGACCTCACCCTCGACCGCGCCCTGGAAGGCCGCCGGCCCCTCTAG
- a CDS encoding YbaB/EbfC family nucleoid-associated protein, whose product MDMRFLMKQAQAMQSKLQEAQANLRAEGTAGGAMVKVTLNGAKELVGISIAKEAMDPEDPSMLEDLVLAAFKDASAKADEAMGKITGGLTGGLKIPGLGF is encoded by the coding sequence ATGGACATGCGATTCCTCATGAAGCAGGCCCAGGCCATGCAGTCCAAGCTGCAGGAGGCCCAGGCCAATCTCAGGGCCGAAGGCACCGCCGGCGGCGCCATGGTCAAGGTCACCCTCAACGGCGCCAAGGAGCTCGTCGGCATCTCCATCGCCAAGGAGGCCATGGACCCCGAGGACCCCAGCATGCTGGAGGACCTCGTCCTCGCCGCCTTCAAGGACGCCTCCGCCAAGGCCGACGAGGCCATGGGCAAGATCACCGGCGGCCTCACCGGCGGCCTGAAGATCCCGGGCCTGGGCTTCTGA
- a CDS encoding DUF2062 domain-containing protein, whose protein sequence is MTDTPDQEAPAGAPPPKGLWTRLKGHILHPEMSPEQIALSFAIGLSVAFNPLLGLHTAIVLLACFLSRRLHRPVMLIAAFVNNPWTMVPIATASALAGNLLLGRGSRLDLSGIRWHEITWRSFVSREGLDGIFCMLKPILVPYLTGGFALCLLALPVGYVVMLAVARRLRRAHLHMPHLHLPKTSRKPSE, encoded by the coding sequence ATGACCGACACCCCTGACCAGGAAGCGCCCGCCGGCGCCCCGCCGCCGAAGGGCCTCTGGACCAGGCTGAAGGGCCACATCCTCCACCCGGAGATGAGCCCCGAGCAGATCGCCCTGAGCTTCGCCATCGGGCTGTCGGTGGCGTTCAATCCCCTGCTGGGCCTCCACACCGCCATCGTGCTCCTGGCCTGCTTCCTGTCGCGGCGCCTCCACCGGCCCGTGATGCTCATCGCCGCCTTCGTGAACAACCCCTGGACGATGGTCCCCATCGCCACGGCCAGCGCCCTCGCGGGCAACCTCCTGCTGGGCCGGGGCTCCCGCCTGGACCTGTCCGGGATCCGGTGGCACGAGATCACCTGGCGCAGCTTCGTGAGCCGGGAGGGCCTGGACGGCATCTTCTGCATGCTGAAGCCCATCCTCGTGCCCTACCTCACCGGGGGCTTCGCCCTGTGCCTCCTGGCGCTCCCCGTGGGCTACGTCGTCATGCTCGCCGTGGCCCGGCGCCTGCGCCGGGCGCACCTTCACATGCCCCACCTCCACCTGCCCAAGACCAGCCGGAAACCTTCCGAGTAG
- a CDS encoding thiamine-phosphate kinase has protein sequence MSLSELSVIARIRDRFPGGRELVDDCGAVPPPLPGQRLLVTTDLMEDGQHFSRAWHPPALLGRKLLAVNLSDLDASGATFLGFTLTLALGRDLAPAWVEAFLDGLAAASHAWSVPVLGGDTVGRASGLGLGITAFGSVARWLRRDTVEADDGIYVDQPLGASLRGLRKLMAGWDPAVPDPDVAAHLDPQPRLGLGPRLAAIPEVHACMDISDGLSRDLANLATASGLSVILAPGLDADAVEGGEDYARCFAAALPQAELERRLGIPLLRVGTAAPAGEAPVLHYDGGSLRPLPDRAFDHFAPAQGSDDRHP, from the coding sequence GTGTCCCTTTCGGAATTGTCCGTGATCGCCCGGATCCGCGATCGGTTTCCCGGAGGGCGGGAGCTGGTGGACGACTGCGGGGCGGTGCCCCCGCCCCTTCCGGGCCAGCGCCTGCTGGTGACCACCGACCTCATGGAGGACGGCCAGCACTTCTCCCGCGCCTGGCATCCCCCCGCCCTGCTCGGGCGCAAGCTCCTGGCCGTGAACCTGTCCGACCTGGACGCCAGCGGGGCGACCTTCCTGGGCTTCACCCTCACCCTGGCCCTGGGCCGGGACCTGGCGCCCGCCTGGGTCGAGGCCTTCCTGGACGGCCTCGCCGCGGCTTCACACGCCTGGTCGGTTCCCGTCCTGGGCGGAGACACGGTCGGGCGAGCCTCGGGCCTGGGCCTGGGCATCACGGCCTTCGGCTCCGTGGCCCGGTGGCTGCGCCGGGATACGGTGGAAGCGGACGACGGCATCTACGTGGACCAGCCCCTGGGCGCGAGCCTGCGGGGGCTCCGCAAGCTGATGGCGGGCTGGGACCCGGCCGTGCCCGATCCGGACGTGGCCGCCCACCTGGACCCCCAGCCCCGGCTCGGTCTGGGCCCCCGTCTGGCAGCCATCCCCGAGGTGCACGCCTGCATGGACATCTCGGACGGCCTGAGCCGCGACCTCGCGAACCTGGCCACCGCCTCCGGGCTTTCCGTGATCCTGGCCCCGGGCCTGGACGCGGACGCGGTGGAGGGGGGCGAGGACTACGCCCGGTGCTTCGCGGCCGCCCTGCCCCAGGCGGAGCTGGAGCGGCGCCTGGGCATCCCCCTCCTGCGGGTGGGCACGGCGGCCCCCGCTGGAGAAGCGCCGGTTCTCCATTATGATGGAGGAAGCCTGCGGCCCCTTCCGGACCGCGCCTTCGACCACTTCGCACCCGCCCAAGGATCCGATGACCGACACCCCTGA
- a CDS encoding ferredoxin, translated as MAITKVWIEEGCIVCNACDAECPDVFLVTDTTCVVKDDVTFPIEGDLEGQVEAAAAGCPVEVIKFEK; from the coding sequence ATGGCCATCACGAAGGTTTGGATCGAAGAAGGCTGCATCGTGTGCAACGCCTGCGACGCCGAGTGCCCCGACGTCTTCCTGGTCACCGACACCACCTGCGTCGTCAAGGACGATGTGACCTTCCCCATCGAGGGCGACCTGGAAGGCCAGGTCGAGGCCGCCGCCGCCGGCTGCCCCGTCGAAGTCATCAAGTTCGAGAAGTAG
- a CDS encoding chemotaxis protein CheX: MNVAFINPFIESTLRSLDMMAGIQAEKTGLELKEDLITTYDVSAIIGLTGETSGSIIISMPAALACRIASNMLMEEIKDMNKNVEDAIGEIGNIVVGDARRSLIQDGHQLNISIPTVVIGVGHKISRSGDVPCIAIPFSTEFGDFEVNVGLRES; the protein is encoded by the coding sequence ATGAACGTCGCATTCATCAATCCTTTCATCGAGTCCACCCTTCGCAGCCTCGACATGATGGCCGGGATCCAGGCCGAAAAGACCGGGCTGGAGCTGAAGGAGGACCTGATCACCACGTACGACGTCTCGGCCATCATCGGGCTCACCGGCGAGACCTCCGGCTCCATCATCATCAGCATGCCCGCGGCCCTGGCCTGCAGGATCGCCTCCAACATGCTGATGGAGGAGATCAAGGACATGAACAAGAACGTCGAGGACGCCATCGGCGAGATCGGCAACATCGTGGTCGGCGACGCCCGGCGCAGCCTCATCCAGGACGGCCACCAGCTGAACATCTCGATCCCCACCGTCGTCATCGGCGTCGGCCACAAGATCAGCCGCAGCGGCGATGTCCCCTGCATCGCCATCCCCTTCTCCACCGAGTTCGGGGACTTCGAGGTCAACGTCGGCCTCCGGGAAAGCTAG
- a CDS encoding GatB/YqeY domain-containing protein, with translation MLDRLQAELKAAMLAKDAPRTGVLRMALAAYKNEAVAKGLSPQGVLTEADALAVIKRLVKSREDSVEQFTRGGYPERAAAEAAEIEVLRTFLPAMLEGPALEAAVRQAIQDTGAQSRKDMGAVMKALQARHGGAFDGKAASQLVNGLLA, from the coding sequence ATGCTGGATCGCCTGCAAGCCGAACTCAAGGCCGCCATGCTCGCCAAGGACGCCCCCCGCACGGGGGTCCTGCGCATGGCCCTGGCCGCCTACAAGAACGAAGCCGTCGCCAAGGGCCTGAGCCCCCAGGGGGTCCTCACCGAGGCCGACGCGCTGGCCGTGATCAAGCGCCTGGTGAAGAGCCGCGAGGACAGCGTGGAGCAGTTCACCCGGGGCGGCTACCCGGAGCGGGCCGCGGCGGAGGCCGCCGAGATCGAGGTGCTCCGGACCTTCCTCCCGGCCATGCTGGAGGGCCCCGCCCTGGAAGCCGCCGTCCGCCAGGCCATCCAGGACACCGGCGCCCAGAGCCGCAAGGACATGGGCGCCGTGATGAAGGCGCTCCAGGCCCGGCACGGCGGCGCCTTCGACGGCAAGGCCGCCAGCCAGCTCGTGAACGGCCTGTTGGCCTGA
- a CDS encoding proline--tRNA ligase, whose protein sequence is MKQSKALIQTLREVPRDADVVSQQLMMRSGMIMKLAAGIYDYLPLALRSIRKFEQIVREELAKDGCQELLMPTVQPAELWQESTRWSFYGKELLRFKDRKDADFCLGPTHEEVITDIVRRNVRSYKQLPMNLFQVQTKFRDEIRPRFGLMRGREFIMKDGYSFHVDDADADRGYWEMFNAYKRIFSRLGVKFRPVEADSGAIGGSFTHEFHVLAGSGEDGILSCDACEYTSNVEKTEAPRVDPVDHGAAFPLRPAHFQTPGVTAMEEQAAAFKDAEHDGMPLHQTSKVYWLEAEILTPGEAEPSRRIAVAAILRGDHELNPVKVKNAVGAADLQPMPDAEDFCGAPAGFLGPIPRPGTRHAALHADPKDRLVYLVDRSLEGAVNLTCGANEAPGHHFGFDPKRDLPMARYADLRLAQEGDLCPRCGKGRYQAFRGIEVGQVFKLGTKYSKSMNCVFVDEQGKERPMVMGCYGIGITRTIAACIEQNYDADGIVWPWPVAPYQIHLLDLDPGSAEVRGTAEKLEAGLEAAGFEVLHDDREGMSPGAKFKDADLLGFPLRVMVGSKGLKDGVVELKDRRTKEVRKVAPEALVAEVIAARDRILADLAVQGGR, encoded by the coding sequence ATGAAGCAGAGCAAGGCGCTGATCCAGACCCTCCGGGAGGTGCCCCGGGACGCCGACGTGGTGAGCCAGCAGCTCATGATGCGCTCGGGCATGATCATGAAGCTCGCCGCCGGCATCTACGACTACCTGCCGCTGGCCCTCCGCAGCATCCGCAAGTTCGAGCAGATCGTGCGCGAGGAGTTGGCCAAGGACGGGTGCCAGGAACTCCTCATGCCCACCGTGCAGCCCGCGGAACTCTGGCAGGAGTCCACCCGCTGGAGCTTCTACGGCAAGGAGCTGCTCCGCTTCAAGGACCGCAAGGACGCGGATTTCTGCCTCGGGCCCACCCACGAGGAGGTCATCACGGACATCGTCCGGCGCAACGTGCGCAGCTACAAGCAGCTGCCCATGAACCTCTTCCAGGTCCAGACCAAGTTCCGCGACGAGATCCGCCCCCGCTTCGGCCTCATGCGCGGCCGCGAGTTCATCATGAAGGACGGCTACTCCTTCCACGTGGACGACGCCGACGCGGACCGCGGCTACTGGGAGATGTTCAACGCCTACAAGCGGATCTTCAGCCGCCTCGGCGTCAAGTTCCGCCCGGTGGAGGCCGACAGCGGCGCCATCGGCGGCAGCTTCACCCACGAGTTCCACGTCCTGGCGGGCTCGGGCGAGGACGGCATCCTCAGCTGCGACGCCTGCGAATACACCTCCAACGTCGAGAAGACCGAGGCCCCCCGCGTCGACCCCGTCGACCACGGCGCCGCGTTCCCCCTCCGGCCGGCCCATTTCCAGACGCCGGGCGTCACGGCCATGGAGGAGCAGGCCGCGGCCTTCAAGGACGCCGAGCACGACGGGATGCCCCTGCACCAGACCTCGAAGGTCTACTGGCTCGAGGCGGAGATCCTCACCCCCGGCGAGGCCGAGCCCAGCCGCAGGATCGCCGTCGCCGCCATCCTGCGCGGCGACCACGAGCTCAACCCCGTCAAGGTGAAGAACGCCGTCGGAGCCGCCGATCTCCAGCCCATGCCCGACGCGGAGGACTTCTGCGGGGCCCCCGCGGGCTTCCTGGGGCCCATCCCCCGGCCCGGCACCCGCCACGCCGCGCTCCACGCCGATCCCAAGGACCGCCTGGTCTACCTGGTGGACCGCAGCCTCGAAGGGGCCGTCAACCTCACCTGCGGGGCCAACGAGGCCCCCGGCCACCACTTCGGGTTCGACCCGAAGCGCGACCTCCCCATGGCCCGCTACGCCGACCTCCGCCTGGCGCAGGAGGGCGACCTCTGCCCCCGCTGCGGCAAGGGCCGGTACCAGGCCTTCCGGGGCATCGAGGTGGGCCAGGTGTTCAAGCTGGGCACCAAGTATTCCAAGAGCATGAACTGCGTGTTCGTCGATGAGCAGGGCAAGGAGCGCCCGATGGTCATGGGCTGCTACGGCATCGGCATCACCCGCACCATCGCCGCCTGCATCGAGCAGAACTACGACGCCGACGGCATCGTCTGGCCCTGGCCCGTCGCCCCCTACCAGATCCACCTGCTGGACCTGGATCCCGGCTCCGCCGAGGTGCGCGGCACCGCCGAGAAGCTCGAGGCCGGGCTGGAGGCCGCCGGGTTCGAGGTGCTCCACGACGACCGCGAGGGCATGAGCCCTGGGGCCAAGTTCAAGGACGCCGACCTCCTGGGCTTCCCCCTCCGGGTCATGGTGGGCTCCAAGGGCCTCAAGGACGGCGTGGTCGAACTGAAGGACCGCCGCACCAAGGAGGTCCGCAAGGTCGCCCCCGAGGCCCTCGTGGCCGAGGTCATCGCGGCCCGGGACCGCATCCTGGCGGATCTGGCCGTCCAGGGCGGGAGGTGA
- a CDS encoding carboxypeptidase-like regulatory domain-containing protein: MVNGPNVRMMAGLSALLLLACGGPGGVTVAGAMAGGGGFSVLEGTASGTVRDPMTGQGLPGVQVLALAPEPPALDGRVRFGEVLGAGLTGPDGAFVIPGLPLDRPFRLVCQPDLPARAYAQAASGTLSVSRSARQVMAALTARPTIQLGGLRLEPGPWAWSTGELRVYWMGDDWTGEEGLWIRSATLVPGQPLFLDRLPAGAYRAVVTGCGGPLAGQGRPFRILAGVVTVL, encoded by the coding sequence ATGGTGAATGGCCCCAACGTGCGCATGATGGCCGGGCTTTCGGCCCTCCTCCTCCTGGCCTGCGGCGGCCCGGGGGGGGTCACCGTGGCCGGCGCGATGGCGGGGGGCGGCGGCTTTTCCGTCCTGGAAGGCACGGCCTCGGGGACCGTGCGCGACCCGATGACGGGCCAGGGCCTGCCCGGCGTGCAGGTGTTGGCCCTGGCCCCGGAGCCGCCGGCCCTGGACGGGCGGGTGCGCTTCGGGGAGGTGCTGGGCGCCGGGCTCACCGGTCCCGACGGCGCCTTCGTGATCCCCGGCCTGCCCCTGGACCGGCCCTTCCGGCTCGTGTGTCAGCCGGACCTTCCCGCGCGGGCCTACGCGCAGGCGGCGAGCGGGACCCTCTCCGTGTCCCGGAGCGCGCGCCAGGTCATGGCGGCGCTCACGGCGCGGCCCACGATCCAGCTGGGCGGTCTCCGCCTGGAGCCGGGGCCCTGGGCCTGGTCCACCGGCGAGCTGCGGGTGTACTGGATGGGGGACGACTGGACGGGGGAGGAAGGTCTTTGGATCCGCTCCGCGACCCTGGTGCCGGGCCAGCCCCTCTTCCTGGACCGGCTGCCGGCGGGCGCGTACCGCGCGGTGGTGACCGGTTGCGGCGGGCCGCTGGCGGGGCAGGGGCGGCCGTTCCGCATCCTGGCGGGGGTCGTCACGGTCCTGTAG
- a CDS encoding D-glycero-alpha-D-manno-heptose-1,7-bisphosphate 7-phosphatase: protein MPAHGSARPAVFIDRDGTLNEEVGYLHRPEDVVLVPGSARALARVNALGIPVVVVTNQAGIGKGKYGWDAFRAVSARVGALLAEEGARVDAVYAAPHHPDGVGDYAHPDHPDRKPNPGMLLRAAEELGLDLARSWMIGDKAIDLGAARNAGCRAALVLTGYGRGVDPALADLVAADLPEALDRILALGFGEAP from the coding sequence GTGCCCGCCCACGGATCCGCCCGGCCTGCCGTCTTCATCGACCGGGACGGCACCCTGAACGAGGAGGTGGGCTACCTCCACCGGCCGGAGGATGTGGTGCTCGTGCCGGGATCGGCCCGGGCCCTGGCCCGGGTCAACGCCCTGGGGATCCCCGTCGTCGTGGTCACCAACCAGGCCGGGATCGGCAAGGGCAAGTACGGCTGGGACGCCTTCCGCGCCGTCAGCGCGCGCGTCGGCGCCCTCCTCGCCGAGGAGGGCGCGCGGGTGGACGCGGTCTACGCGGCGCCGCACCACCCCGACGGGGTGGGCGACTACGCCCACCCGGACCATCCCGACCGCAAGCCCAACCCGGGCATGCTCCTGCGCGCCGCCGAGGAGCTGGGCCTGGACCTGGCCCGGTCCTGGATGATCGGAGACAAGGCCATCGACCTGGGCGCCGCCCGCAACGCCGGGTGCCGCGCCGCCCTGGTGCTCACCGGCTACGGCCGGGGCGTGGACCCGGCCCTGGCCGACCTCGTCGCCGCCGATCTGCCGGAGGCCCTGGACCGCATTCTCGCCCTGGGGTTCGGGGAGGCGCCGTGA
- a CDS encoding MFS transporter — protein sequence MSLLAPKRAALLVVGLAFFADTLVYAMLPPLLPEYARLHGLSQTRLGVLFGSYAAALLLSCLPLGAWSDRRGRRGPFLGGLLAFGGATLLFAFAGTYPVLLLARVLQGIAAAATWVAGLSMVADHFPADQRGKAMSAVFACANLGMFLGPSFAGWMLGAWGIRAAFLATAGLAVLDALVRVALLPPDPEPQPSGRGYLGLLRDGTVRAFAGVMALGAGLGAVLEAVLPLHLARNLGMDARAIGLAFTLAALASTFTSPFVGHWTDRRGPGEPIRLGLVLGAGLLLGVALLPTRAAVYLAMLVMGSTCSCLMSPCGPAMAARVERQGGTDYGSVFSLLNIAFSLGMMAGPILGSVLTDAVGLGRAMPALAGCFALYLAVLGRGAKAA from the coding sequence GTGAGCCTGCTGGCCCCCAAGCGCGCCGCCCTCCTGGTGGTGGGGCTCGCCTTCTTCGCGGACACCCTCGTGTACGCGATGCTCCCGCCCCTCCTGCCGGAGTACGCCCGGCTCCACGGCCTGAGCCAGACCCGGCTCGGGGTGCTCTTCGGGAGCTACGCCGCGGCGCTGCTCCTGTCCTGCCTGCCGCTGGGGGCCTGGTCGGACCGGCGCGGGCGGCGCGGCCCTTTCCTGGGGGGCCTCCTGGCCTTCGGCGGGGCCACCCTCCTCTTCGCCTTCGCGGGGACCTACCCCGTGCTCCTCCTGGCGCGCGTCCTCCAGGGCATCGCGGCCGCCGCCACCTGGGTGGCGGGCCTGTCCATGGTCGCGGACCACTTCCCCGCGGACCAGCGCGGCAAGGCCATGAGCGCCGTCTTCGCCTGCGCGAACCTGGGCATGTTCCTGGGCCCCTCCTTCGCGGGGTGGATGCTGGGCGCCTGGGGCATCCGGGCCGCCTTCCTCGCCACCGCGGGCCTCGCCGTGCTGGACGCCCTCGTGCGGGTGGCGCTCCTGCCGCCCGACCCGGAGCCGCAGCCCTCGGGGCGAGGCTATCTGGGACTCCTCCGGGACGGCACCGTGCGCGCCTTCGCGGGCGTCATGGCCCTGGGGGCGGGCCTGGGCGCCGTGCTGGAGGCGGTGCTCCCCCTCCACCTGGCGCGGAACCTGGGCATGGACGCCCGGGCCATCGGCCTGGCCTTCACCCTCGCCGCCCTGGCCAGCACCTTCACCTCCCCCTTCGTCGGGCACTGGACGGACCGGCGGGGCCCCGGCGAGCCCATCCGCCTGGGCCTCGTCCTGGGCGCCGGGCTCCTCCTGGGGGTGGCCCTCCTCCCGACCCGGGCGGCGGTGTACCTCGCCATGCTGGTCATGGGAAGCACCTGCAGCTGCCTCATGTCCCCCTGCGGCCCCGCCATGGCCGCCCGGGTGGAGCGCCAGGGCGGCACGGACTACGGGTCCGTCTTCTCCCTCCTCAACATCGCCTTCTCCCTGGGGATGATGGCCGGTCCGATCCTGGGCTCGGTCCTGACGGACGCGGTGGGCCTCGGCCGGGCCATGCCCGCCTTGGCGGGGTGCTTCGCGCTCTACCTGGCCGTCCTGGGGCGCGGGGCGAAGGCCGCGTGA
- a CDS encoding DUF4382 domain-containing protein: MRPTARSLVLLLPLLALPGLGCKGHDNAPGVQMPNLSQPAPEQGTLSLALRAEGSRPSAGAMRLRVTGVDVRTPAGTWVPVSEAARLHQVDLTGAEATPCLAAAPLPTGDYRAVRLRLGPAHRLVRPGAEEELMAPETLVVEGAWRVEMRETSQLELVVDPRRALQRGRTRVSLAAEGLALQDVTRYRVVQGTLRDAGNGLPIADARVTLQAPARDRDHREGGPTDCRIVRAAVTGPDGAFRLDAVPPGLRYRVVVPPTARHDLVLGAVFDLGSSPVPPVDLQAEAPASPAQFLDLPSPEAWNLESLSHEWVVERRVGGKAPGFPGHVLVEVVPLLEARPLHLGPYPQGTYRVRFVQGAAFGPQQDIRVGAPR, translated from the coding sequence ATGCGCCCTACCGCCCGTTCCCTGGTTCTGCTCCTGCCCCTCCTCGCCCTGCCCGGGCTGGGATGCAAGGGCCACGACAACGCCCCGGGCGTCCAGATGCCCAACCTGAGCCAGCCCGCCCCCGAGCAGGGCACCCTCTCCCTGGCCCTCCGGGCCGAGGGGTCCCGTCCTTCCGCCGGGGCCATGCGCCTCCGGGTGACGGGCGTGGACGTGCGGACCCCCGCGGGGACCTGGGTGCCCGTGAGCGAGGCGGCGCGGCTCCACCAGGTGGACCTGACCGGGGCCGAGGCCACCCCGTGCCTCGCCGCGGCGCCCCTCCCCACCGGCGACTACCGGGCCGTCCGGCTCCGCCTGGGCCCCGCCCACCGCCTCGTGCGCCCCGGCGCCGAAGAGGAGCTGATGGCCCCGGAGACCCTCGTCGTGGAGGGCGCCTGGCGGGTCGAGATGCGGGAGACCAGCCAGCTTGAGCTGGTCGTGGACCCCCGGCGCGCCCTCCAGCGCGGGCGGACCCGCGTCTCCCTGGCCGCGGAAGGCCTGGCCCTCCAGGACGTCACCCGCTACCGGGTGGTGCAGGGGACCCTGCGGGACGCCGGCAACGGCCTGCCCATCGCCGACGCCCGGGTGACCCTCCAGGCCCCCGCCCGGGACCGGGATCACCGGGAGGGGGGCCCCACCGATTGCCGGATCGTGCGGGCCGCCGTGACGGGGCCGGACGGCGCCTTCCGCCTGGACGCGGTGCCGCCGGGCCTGCGCTACCGGGTCGTCGTCCCGCCCACCGCCAGGCACGACCTGGTGCTGGGGGCCGTCTTCGACCTGGGCTCCTCGCCCGTGCCGCCCGTGGACCTGCAGGCCGAGGCCCCGGCCTCCCCCGCCCAGTTCCTGGACCTGCCCAGCCCCGAGGCCTGGAACCTGGAGAGCCTTTCCCATGAGTGGGTCGTCGAGCGCCGGGTGGGGGGCAAGGCCCCCGGCTTCCCCGGGCACGTGCTGGTGGAAGTCGTCCCCCTGCTGGAGGCCCGGCCCCTCCACCTGGGCCCCTATCCCCAGGGGACCTACCGGGTGCGCTTCGTCCAGGGGGCCGCGTTCGGCCCGCAGCAGGACATCCGGGTCGGCGCCCCCCGG